CAAAAGCACCATCGCGACGATTGCCGAGATACTTTATGAACGTTTTGGCAAACCATTTGGCGAAAGTCCTGACGAATTAATGGCACGGATCATTGAGACGCTGAAAATTTTTGATAAAAAATATTGGCTTCTTGTGGTTCCATTCTAGAAAAGGGTAATAAAATGAAGATACTGCTGTGTAATGTATCCCAAAAATATCAGACCGATGCTCATGATTATGTAGGACTTTTTTACCTGGCCGGAGCTTTGGAAAAAAGTGGGTTTCAACCGCTCGTTTTTCATGGCAAACCGGAAAAACTATTGGATGAAATAAAAAAAAATCAGCCCGCAGCGATTGGTTTTTCCGGTGATTTTGATAATGTTCAGTTGATCACCGAGTTGACATTGAAAATAAAAAAAGAATCGGATCTTCCGGTTATTGTGGGCGGTCCCCAGAGTCTTGGCCTAAAACAGCAATTTCTGGAAAAAAGCCAGGTTGATTATATTTTAAGAGGCGAAGGCGAAGAGTCATTACCGGAACTTCTAAAGGTAATTTTAAAAGGTGAAGGCGAGCTTGATAAGATTAAAGGACTGGTCTATCTTAAAGATGGCCGTGTTATTGAGACGGCGGCTCCGGCGGTTATTGAAGATCTTGATGACTTGCCCTTGCCGGCTTATCATACCTCGTTACATAAAAACCATCACTACGGCAAGTTAATTTTCACCGGGCGCGGTTGTCCTTACCAATGCGCTTATTGTGCGCCCAGTCCCGGAAAACAGAAAGTCCGACTGCGAAGTATTCCACTAGTGTTGGCAGAAATCAAACTTAATTTAAAAAACAATCCGAATTTGAACTATCTGATTATTATGGATGATACGTTTACCCTCAACCGTGAGCGAATTGAAGAATTTTGCCGGGGGATGACAGAAATTCGGAAAGAGCGGGATCTGGTCTGGTATTGTGAATGTCATGTCGGGCGAATGAAAGACTGGATGGATATTCTGCCAACAATGATTGCGGCCGGACTCATACGGCTGCAAATTGGTATTGAATCCGGCGAT
This is a stretch of genomic DNA from Acetobacterium woodii DSM 1030. It encodes these proteins:
- a CDS encoding B12-binding domain-containing radical SAM protein, with the translated sequence MKILLCNVSQKYQTDAHDYVGLFYLAGALEKSGFQPLVFHGKPEKLLDEIKKNQPAAIGFSGDFDNVQLITELTLKIKKESDLPVIVGGPQSLGLKQQFLEKSQVDYILRGEGEESLPELLKVILKGEGELDKIKGLVYLKDGRVIETAAPAVIEDLDDLPLPAYHTSLHKNHHYGKLIFTGRGCPYQCAYCAPSPGKQKVRLRSIPLVLAEIKLNLKNNPNLNYLIIMDDTFTLNRERIEEFCRGMTEIRKERDLVWYCECHVGRMKDWMDILPTMIAAGLIRLQIGIESGDQQVIDQYNKHVKVTDIIEFVNYAADCGLTQIATNFIVGGPVEEAGATVKLIQTLIDKAPGVIDIITGFLRAYPGTQIRENPQKFDLQLHDESGFLSGDDYPFVTPKAKSQDQIMKDRQQLNKVIRQGMQKKIKNHELKQEAVMKQFKAALKYGIRSRWFEEISANPRAYEYYYVIYLNEGQAFTETLDFTRDYPQRTFELWRTMTFTEGFPKLDGMALSPLEYELLLRCAGKRSLNEIETELYGLFGGPYQNQMEFHGKLVDILYQFNFKYWLTHFMV